One Lepidochelys kempii isolate rLepKem1 chromosome 12, rLepKem1.hap2, whole genome shotgun sequence genomic region harbors:
- the SS18L2 gene encoding SS18-like protein 2: MSVVFVPERLRGKAEVNPETLQRLLDENDQLIRCIVEYQNKGRATECVQYQHILHRNLIYLATIADASPATVQKTD, translated from the exons ATGTCGGTGGTTTTCGTGCCGGAGCGGCTGCGCGGGAAAGCGGAAGTGAATCCGGAGACCCTGCAGCGG TTACTAGATGAAAATGATCAGCTGATTCGGTGCATTGTAGAATATCAAAATAAAGGAAGAGCTACAGAATGTGTGCA GTACCAGCATATCTTGCACAGAAATCTTATTTATTTGGCTACTATTGCTGATGCATCTCCAGCCACTGTACAGAAAACTGATTGA